From Butyricimonas paravirosa, one genomic window encodes:
- a CDS encoding sigma-70 family RNA polymerase sigma factor, producing the protein MMIDFMEREVVYERFVKGDEKALELLYDQYFATLGVYAGRFLREENVCVDIVHESFIKTWEKRKQFTSFQMIISFLYACVRNACLNELRHLDIKNKVLLQQASSLDIEGEIIEHEVKRIIWAEIARLAGDYKEIMAMSLEGYSTKEISEELNLSEQTIKNKKGEALKQLRKNMGPYQWCLRLFF; encoded by the coding sequence ATGATGATAGATTTTATGGAACGGGAAGTTGTATATGAGCGTTTTGTGAAAGGGGATGAGAAAGCCTTGGAATTGTTGTATGATCAATATTTTGCAACATTGGGAGTTTACGCGGGACGTTTCTTGCGGGAAGAGAATGTTTGCGTGGACATCGTGCATGAGAGTTTTATCAAGACGTGGGAGAAAAGGAAACAGTTTACCTCGTTCCAGATGATTATCAGTTTTTTGTATGCTTGCGTGAGAAATGCTTGTCTGAACGAGTTGCGGCATCTGGACATAAAGAATAAGGTCCTGTTGCAACAGGCATCCAGTCTCGATATTGAGGGGGAAATCATAGAACATGAGGTGAAACGGATTATCTGGGCTGAAATTGCCCGATTGGCAGGTGATTATAAAGAAATCATGGCGATGAGTCTGGAAGGGTATTCTACCAAGGAGATTTCGGAAGAGTTGAATCTTTCCGAACAGACGATTAAAAATAAAAAGGGAGAGGCGTTAAAACAACTTCGCAAAAATATGGGACCGTACCAGTGGTGTCTCCGGCTTTTCTTTTAA
- a CDS encoding zinc-dependent metalloprotease: MKRWITLGMVILLVLPCTQTSFASARKKKTVATETKKEPTKRQSKYDKLVKNKSCETARGEFVTLHKLDGKVYFEFPVKYLGREMLLASTISEASDNNLCAIGYKPKDPMHIKFTKTDSTIFMREVNVSATCNPQEGHMKEVMARSFMDPIIGSYKIYCYTNDSSAFLLDMTSLFTGNSERLAPISSGGGMVEITAVFNSAGSILDGIKAFDDNVTVKSYLSYSVSAKMMGMFIVKKNEPLTVKATRTLLLLPEEKMHPRVSDTRIGVFVTNTKQHISTDEDRIQIYTLANRWRVEPKDVEAYKRGELVEPVKPIVFYVDDAFPAMWKEPVRKAALRWNVAFEKIGLKNVIQVRDFPKDDPTFDPDNLKYSCIRYVPAAITNAMGPSWTDPRTGEIINASVIIFNDVVKLANQWRFLQTSQVDPSVRTKKMPDNILEESIEYIVAHEVGHTLGLMHNMSASAAYPVDSLRSAKFTQKYGTTPSIMDYARFNYVAQPEDKGVKLTPPNLGIYDEYVIKWLYTPLYGLSAKEEQAMLESWIDEHAGDPIYRYGKQQVIARYDPSALEEDLGDDAIKAGDYGIKNLKYIVANMNNWFVDDTDGSHRENLYNELGNQYYRYLKNVMHNVGGIYLTEVKPGTAGKTFQSVPKELQRNSFVWVIKQLKNSDWLHNTGLTDQFGLRVALPPIVCYYTATELLGTYKNVVLSAHVSQDPYTLKAYFDDLYNHVWENAIKGRKPTSGEKILQRLVVDQAADVITKKSKLVKVLADPDEGLGMENAFMPSVDEIVAYGLDPTGLVGQYQNELRELEQVHGKDLWPSN, encoded by the coding sequence ATGAAAAGATGGATTACCCTAGGTATGGTAATACTATTAGTATTGCCATGCACTCAGACTTCATTCGCTTCTGCGAGAAAGAAAAAGACAGTGGCAACGGAAACGAAAAAAGAACCGACCAAACGGCAAAGTAAATATGATAAGTTGGTAAAGAATAAATCGTGTGAGACAGCCCGGGGGGAATTCGTGACCTTGCATAAGCTGGATGGGAAGGTTTATTTCGAGTTTCCAGTGAAATATCTGGGGCGGGAAATGTTACTAGCCTCGACGATTTCGGAGGCGAGTGATAATAACCTATGTGCTATCGGTTATAAACCGAAAGATCCAATGCATATAAAATTCACGAAGACGGACAGCACGATTTTTATGCGGGAAGTGAATGTGTCCGCAACTTGTAACCCTCAAGAGGGGCATATGAAGGAAGTGATGGCAAGGAGTTTTATGGACCCGATTATCGGTTCGTATAAAATCTATTGCTACACGAACGATAGTTCTGCTTTTTTGCTTGATATGACCTCTTTGTTTACGGGTAATTCGGAGCGATTGGCACCGATTTCCAGTGGAGGTGGAATGGTTGAGATTACAGCCGTGTTTAATAGTGCGGGTTCTATTTTGGATGGAATTAAGGCTTTTGATGATAACGTGACGGTAAAGTCGTATCTTTCCTATTCCGTGTCGGCCAAGATGATGGGGATGTTTATTGTGAAGAAAAACGAGCCTTTGACGGTGAAAGCAACCCGTACTTTGCTGTTGTTGCCGGAAGAGAAGATGCATCCACGGGTGAGTGATACCCGGATCGGGGTGTTTGTTACGAATACGAAACAACATATTTCTACCGACGAGGACCGGATTCAGATTTACACGCTGGCGAATCGCTGGCGGGTGGAACCGAAAGATGTGGAGGCCTATAAACGAGGTGAACTGGTGGAACCCGTGAAACCGATCGTGTTTTATGTGGATGATGCTTTTCCTGCCATGTGGAAGGAACCCGTGCGGAAGGCTGCTTTGCGTTGGAATGTTGCTTTCGAGAAGATCGGGTTGAAGAACGTGATCCAGGTGCGGGATTTCCCGAAGGATGATCCGACTTTTGATCCGGATAATCTGAAATACTCTTGTATTCGTTATGTTCCGGCTGCGATCACGAATGCTATGGGGCCCTCGTGGACTGATCCGAGAACAGGTGAGATCATTAACGCGTCTGTCATTATTTTTAATGATGTCGTGAAGTTGGCCAATCAATGGCGTTTTTTACAAACTTCTCAAGTTGACCCGTCCGTGCGTACCAAGAAAATGCCGGATAATATTCTGGAAGAATCCATTGAATATATCGTGGCTCACGAGGTGGGGCATACCCTTGGGTTGATGCACAATATGTCGGCATCGGCAGCCTATCCGGTTGATTCGTTACGTTCTGCAAAGTTTACTCAAAAGTACGGGACGACACCTTCCATCATGGATTATGCCCGGTTTAATTACGTGGCGCAACCCGAAGATAAGGGTGTGAAGTTGACCCCGCCTAATTTGGGTATTTATGACGAGTATGTGATTAAGTGGTTGTACACGCCCCTGTACGGTCTTTCGGCTAAAGAGGAGCAAGCTATGTTGGAGAGTTGGATTGACGAACATGCAGGAGATCCCATATATCGTTATGGAAAGCAACAGGTGATTGCCCGTTACGATCCGAGTGCGCTGGAAGAGGATTTAGGGGACGATGCTATTAAGGCCGGGGATTACGGGATCAAGAATCTGAAATATATCGTGGCCAACATGAATAATTGGTTTGTGGATGATACGGATGGCTCGCATCGTGAGAATCTGTATAACGAGCTGGGAAATCAGTATTACCGTTATTTGAAAAATGTCATGCATAACGTGGGGGGTATTTATCTGACGGAGGTGAAACCGGGTACTGCCGGAAAGACATTTCAATCCGTGCCGAAAGAATTGCAACGTAACTCTTTTGTGTGGGTGATCAAGCAATTGAAAAATAGTGATTGGTTACATAACACGGGATTGACTGATCAGTTCGGACTACGGGTTGCCTTGCCACCGATCGTGTGTTACTACACGGCAACGGAGTTGTTAGGAACGTATAAGAACGTGGTGTTGTCTGCTCACGTGTCTCAAGATCCCTACACGTTGAAGGCTTACTTTGATGATTTGTACAACCACGTGTGGGAGAATGCTATAAAGGGGCGTAAGCCGACTTCGGGGGAGAAGATATTACAACGTTTGGTGGTGGATCAGGCTGCTGACGTGATTACCAAGAAGAGTAAGTTGGTGAAGGTGCTAGCCGATCCGGACGAAGGGCTGGGAATGGAGAATGCGTTTATGCCGTCCGTGGATGAGATTGTAGCTTACGGTTTGGACCCGACCGGATTGGTGGGACAATACCAGAATGAGTTGCGGGAATTGGAACAAGTTCATGGGAAGGACTTGTGGCCAAGCAACTAA
- a CDS encoding DUF4843 domain-containing protein: MRNKYLLYIGIFLCMGIWACSNDAVYYDVNQKRSIYFTWDRYNSVTKTASDTVFFSFALYNETEYEYRVPIKVAGMPLGEELTYEVEVVADSSTAKYDKHFKFGKLVIPKNEVEGYLSIILDRTEDIMDHPVILYLKFKENDYFKPIANNYYRLSVVDGALPEPQWWAPNFLGVYARNNDRLYRKMLEYFWQLEELKPIFYKEKVEEYGLYLEYAKAGFYQVKGNIIWINYVFKPAYDFYTDPANTYEGFDMVNPDRFIR, translated from the coding sequence ATGAGAAATAAATATCTACTATATATCGGAATATTCCTCTGCATGGGAATATGGGCGTGTAGCAATGATGCCGTGTACTATGACGTGAATCAGAAAAGATCCATTTATTTCACTTGGGATCGTTATAATTCTGTCACGAAAACAGCAAGTGACACTGTGTTTTTCAGTTTCGCCTTGTACAACGAGACCGAGTACGAGTATCGAGTTCCGATCAAGGTGGCCGGAATGCCGCTTGGCGAGGAATTGACTTACGAGGTGGAAGTTGTCGCGGATTCTTCAACGGCTAAGTATGACAAGCATTTTAAATTCGGGAAACTGGTGATCCCGAAAAATGAGGTTGAAGGGTATCTGTCTATTATTTTGGATCGTACGGAGGATATTATGGATCATCCGGTCATACTCTATCTCAAGTTTAAGGAGAATGATTATTTCAAACCGATTGCTAATAATTACTATCGTTTGTCGGTCGTGGATGGTGCTTTGCCCGAACCGCAATGGTGGGCTCCCAATTTCTTGGGGGTGTATGCCCGGAACAATGATCGCCTTTACCGGAAGATGCTAGAATATTTTTGGCAACTAGAAGAGTTGAAACCTATCTTTTATAAAGAGAAAGTGGAAGAATACGGGTTATACTTGGAGTATGCCAAGGCGGGATTCTATCAGGTGAAGGGTAATATTATTTGGATAAATTACGTGTTTAAGCCTGCTTACGATTTCTATACTGACCCAGCGAACACGTATGAAGGGTTTGATATGGTGAATCCGGATCGGTTTATCCGCTAA
- a CDS encoding SusC/RagA family TonB-linked outer membrane protein: MGKNLSMKQASYSQWATKVCMLLGCLILFSFSGFGGGTSPKFDEKTPLNLKFEKATMLQVLNTLKKETSLDFVYNHEEIQGIPLITKEFKNVTVREILDYCLQNTPYTYTLVNDVVIIKKRQETKTVDKVSITGDVKDADGNPLPGATVLLKGTSLGVATDATGKFKLEIPAQKEMVLIFNFIGMASQTITVTKSEELHVVLKEDTRELEDVVVTGYYTQAKNAYTGELTTVKGEDLLKVSPTNLIQALASLVPGLRIVENNEQGSNPNAIPEILIRGANSIMTENQADVNTPLIMLDGVEISIQELYDLDIYDIGQVTVLKDASAAVLYGDKAASGVILVERTKVTESKPRLSYNFTPNFSYPDLTSLRLCNAEQKLELERLAGLYDEVNGSLDPAYYYKLDNIRRGVYTDWPSKPLRWAFSHNHSVTLTGRGNGIEYRASGSFRDAYGVMKGDNRRNYGANFSFAYHLTDKLTFNYRFAFTMTDSKASPYGDFGKYTRLNPYNPVYDEYGEYIKLYYFDPYLSNANDSRNQGNPLYDATLSSFNKGRNKSFSNYLSMRWDIKKAFFITGDINVNMSDSYTKVYVSPDDSSFEGKFLNQKGTYSFTHNESTNWAGKIALNYRLPLNEAGNTVLTVNVGTDFKMGNSSSITTKAEGFLKDGMTDIKFASQYASTRPSGGDKKTREVGFYGTGSFELLGRYFLNGSYKSAGSSRFGSDHRFAPVWSAGIGWNVDKESFMGNVSWLNMLRLRFSVGSTANVTFSPYQAMTTYNYTTDLIHYAGIGAVPITMGNPDLNWQITMKYNWGLSATLFNERINIDASYYKNKTKDALMPISLPWSVGVSSVQVNMGKLENSGCEFAISAHVIKQKGLFWMVTVNGSHTMDKLTNVSTALKSIEVAQSLGARPSLMFQEGGSQFGIHAMRTAGIDPASGKEIFINSKGEYTFDYDKDERVEVGNSNPILEGSIFSSLSYKGFTLNITTGYKFGGDAYNNTLADKVENINPWENVDRRAFTDRWKEPGDLKRFLGIPESKSDNKRYSERFVERDNLFEIRNISINYEFKPEWLKRFGVKRLNVGFGMNDIARFSSMKLERGTSYPFERSFNITFRPTF; this comes from the coding sequence ATGGGAAAGAACTTGTCTATGAAACAGGCGAGCTATAGCCAATGGGCTACGAAAGTATGCATGTTGCTTGGTTGCTTGATTTTATTCAGCTTTTCGGGTTTTGGTGGCGGAACGTCACCTAAATTCGATGAGAAAACACCTCTGAATTTGAAATTCGAGAAAGCCACGATGTTGCAGGTTTTGAATACCTTGAAAAAGGAGACATCACTTGATTTCGTTTATAACCACGAGGAGATTCAGGGAATCCCTCTTATTACTAAAGAATTTAAGAATGTGACGGTAAGGGAGATTCTGGATTACTGTTTGCAGAATACCCCTTACACGTACACGCTTGTGAATGATGTTGTGATTATTAAAAAGCGCCAGGAAACGAAAACGGTTGATAAGGTGAGTATCACCGGAGATGTTAAGGATGCTGACGGTAACCCGCTACCGGGAGCCACGGTTCTGCTGAAAGGAACTTCTTTAGGAGTGGCCACGGATGCGACGGGTAAGTTTAAGCTGGAAATTCCCGCACAAAAGGAGATGGTACTAATATTTAATTTTATCGGAATGGCAAGCCAGACCATCACGGTGACGAAATCCGAGGAGTTGCATGTTGTTTTGAAGGAAGATACTCGTGAGTTGGAAGATGTCGTGGTTACCGGTTATTACACGCAGGCTAAAAATGCCTACACGGGGGAATTGACCACGGTGAAAGGGGAGGATTTGCTGAAAGTGTCCCCGACGAATCTGATTCAGGCGCTGGCCTCATTGGTGCCGGGTTTACGGATTGTGGAAAATAACGAACAGGGGTCCAATCCGAATGCGATTCCCGAGATTCTGATCCGGGGGGCGAATTCCATCATGACCGAGAATCAGGCGGACGTGAATACGCCTTTGATTATGCTGGATGGGGTTGAGATTTCGATACAGGAGTTGTATGACTTGGATATTTACGATATTGGGCAGGTGACCGTGTTGAAGGATGCTTCTGCGGCGGTGTTGTACGGGGATAAAGCTGCCAGTGGCGTTATCTTGGTGGAGAGAACGAAAGTGACGGAATCCAAGCCTCGCTTGAGTTATAATTTCACACCTAATTTCAGCTATCCGGATTTGACGTCCTTGCGTTTGTGTAATGCGGAACAGAAGTTGGAACTGGAACGTTTGGCCGGGTTGTACGATGAAGTGAATGGGAGCCTTGATCCGGCGTATTACTACAAGTTGGATAATATCCGCCGGGGTGTTTACACGGATTGGCCATCCAAGCCTTTACGCTGGGCTTTCTCGCACAATCATTCGGTGACGTTGACCGGTAGGGGAAACGGGATCGAGTACAGGGCAAGCGGGAGTTTCAGGGATGCCTATGGCGTGATGAAAGGGGATAACCGTCGGAACTACGGGGCGAATTTTTCTTTTGCGTATCACTTAACGGATAAATTGACTTTTAATTACCGTTTCGCTTTCACGATGACCGATAGCAAAGCAAGTCCTTACGGGGATTTCGGGAAATACACGAGACTGAACCCGTATAATCCGGTGTATGACGAATACGGGGAGTATATAAAACTCTATTATTTTGATCCTTACCTTTCAAATGCCAATGATTCCCGGAATCAAGGAAATCCGTTGTACGATGCAACGTTGTCCAGTTTTAACAAGGGACGGAACAAGTCGTTTTCGAATTACTTGAGTATGCGGTGGGATATTAAAAAGGCATTTTTCATCACGGGCGATATTAACGTGAATATGAGTGATTCTTACACGAAGGTGTACGTGTCGCCGGATGATTCTTCGTTTGAAGGTAAGTTTTTAAACCAGAAAGGAACTTATTCTTTCACGCATAACGAGAGTACGAACTGGGCGGGAAAGATTGCGTTAAATTATCGTTTACCTCTGAATGAGGCAGGTAACACGGTGTTGACCGTGAACGTGGGTACAGATTTTAAAATGGGGAATTCTTCTTCTATCACGACGAAGGCGGAAGGATTTTTGAAAGATGGTATGACAGATATTAAATTTGCTTCTCAATATGCCTCTACCCGTCCGAGTGGTGGAGATAAGAAAACTAGAGAAGTCGGTTTTTACGGGACCGGTAGTTTCGAGTTGCTGGGACGTTATTTCCTGAACGGTTCCTATAAATCGGCCGGATCATCCCGTTTCGGGAGTGATCATCGCTTTGCCCCGGTGTGGTCGGCAGGTATCGGATGGAACGTTGACAAAGAGAGTTTTATGGGTAACGTGAGTTGGTTGAATATGCTACGGTTGCGTTTTAGCGTGGGATCAACGGCTAACGTGACGTTCTCACCCTATCAGGCAATGACGACTTATAATTACACGACAGATTTGATTCATTACGCGGGAATCGGGGCGGTACCGATCACGATGGGAAACCCGGATCTGAACTGGCAGATCACGATGAAATATAACTGGGGGTTGAGTGCCACGTTGTTTAATGAACGGATAAATATTGATGCCAGTTATTACAAGAATAAAACGAAAGATGCTTTGATGCCGATTTCTTTACCTTGGTCCGTGGGAGTTTCCTCCGTGCAGGTGAATATGGGAAAATTGGAAAACTCCGGATGCGAGTTTGCGATCTCGGCGCACGTGATCAAGCAAAAAGGACTCTTCTGGATGGTCACGGTGAATGGCTCTCACACGATGGATAAGTTGACAAACGTGTCAACCGCTTTGAAGTCAATCGAGGTTGCCCAGTCTTTGGGGGCTCGTCCTTCGTTGATGTTCCAAGAAGGCGGTTCGCAGTTTGGTATTCATGCCATGCGTACGGCCGGAATTGATCCGGCATCGGGAAAAGAGATTTTTATTAATAGCAAAGGAGAGTACACGTTTGATTACGACAAGGATGAACGGGTAGAGGTTGGAAATTCGAATCCGATTTTGGAGGGGAGTATTTTTTCCAGTTTATCGTACAAGGGTTTCACGCTGAATATTACTACCGGTTATAAATTCGGGGGCGATGCTTACAATAACACGCTGGCCGACAAGGTTGAGAACATAAATCCGTGGGAAAACGTGGATCGCCGGGCATTTACCGATCGGTGGAAAGAACCGGGTGATTTGAAACGTTTTCTGGGTATCCCGGAAAGTAAAAGCGATAACAAGCGGTATTCAGAACGTTTCGTTGAACGGGATAATCTGTTCGAGATCAGGAATATATCGATTAACTATGAATTTAAACCGGAATGGTTGAAGAGATTCGGGGTTAAACGGTTGAATGTCGGGTTTGGGATGAATGATATAGCCCGTTTTTCTTCCATGAAGTTGGAACGGGGAACTTCCTATCCTTTCGAGAGGAGTTTTAACATTACTTTCAGACCGACTTTTTAG
- a CDS encoding RagB/SusD family nutrient uptake outer membrane protein has protein sequence MKKIIILLCIPFFFLRCDSFLDVNPDSEVVNDDMFNSASGVEDALYGVYMTMVTKDMYGRLMSTTIPEILAQNFTSTYQYLPYLGRFEYERSETRNMYKNIWKTSYLAISYLNNIINNLESKSEKDFRHYNLYMGEALGLRAVIHFDLLRFFAVHVTSTDEAAKARAIPYVTEYDFKVTPYSSVEGIYSKVIAELKRAEAYLSEDEVLMPAERVGNEKGFTGARVLHFNLYGAQATLARVYWMKGDLDSARIYADKVIRSNKFRFASKTSLNTFMQKTVSMEETIWGLYNAEVYSDWLTQHVRRQGLGDLTTDFKSIYAYEGPTGKKDYRLDNWFGTYNRSGTPVDILVKVMGNVSDTTSLTTSYNGGPYLGTSMIRIPEMYYIMSEALLATGNAEGAMEYLDAVVDARGMEKFADRTPLVDITLSDIMAERRKEFIGEGQWWFCLKRLNSPVKLSGATGATIPGSDKIYVLPLPVEEEDYRPE, from the coding sequence ATGAAAAAGATAATAATTCTACTGTGTATACCATTCTTCTTTCTCCGGTGCGATAGTTTTTTGGATGTGAATCCGGATTCGGAAGTGGTGAATGATGATATGTTCAATTCGGCAAGCGGTGTTGAGGATGCCCTCTATGGCGTGTACATGACGATGGTAACAAAGGATATGTATGGACGGCTGATGTCCACGACGATACCGGAGATTCTGGCACAGAATTTCACTTCGACTTATCAGTACTTGCCTTATTTGGGGCGTTTCGAGTACGAGCGGAGTGAAACGAGAAATATGTATAAGAATATCTGGAAGACCAGTTATCTGGCGATTAGTTATTTGAATAATATTATAAATAATCTGGAAAGTAAGAGCGAGAAGGATTTCCGGCATTACAATTTATACATGGGGGAGGCCTTAGGATTAAGGGCGGTTATTCATTTTGATTTACTGCGCTTTTTTGCCGTACACGTGACTTCTACCGATGAAGCGGCAAAAGCGAGAGCTATTCCCTACGTGACGGAGTATGATTTTAAGGTGACACCTTATTCTTCGGTGGAGGGGATTTACTCGAAAGTGATAGCCGAGCTTAAAAGAGCGGAGGCGTATTTGTCTGAGGATGAGGTGCTGATGCCAGCCGAACGGGTGGGAAATGAAAAGGGATTTACCGGGGCGCGTGTGTTACATTTCAATTTATACGGGGCGCAGGCTACTCTGGCACGGGTTTACTGGATGAAGGGTGATCTGGATAGTGCCCGGATTTACGCGGACAAGGTGATTCGGTCCAATAAGTTCCGTTTCGCTAGCAAGACGTCCTTGAATACATTCATGCAGAAAACGGTGTCGATGGAGGAGACAATATGGGGGCTGTACAACGCGGAAGTCTATTCCGACTGGCTGACCCAGCACGTGCGGAGGCAGGGATTGGGTGATCTGACCACGGATTTTAAAAGTATCTATGCTTATGAAGGGCCTACCGGAAAGAAGGATTACCGTTTGGATAATTGGTTTGGGACATACAACAGGAGCGGAACTCCGGTGGATATATTGGTGAAAGTGATGGGAAATGTATCCGATACGACTTCTCTCACGACGAGTTATAACGGGGGGCCTTATCTGGGAACAAGTATGATTCGAATTCCGGAAATGTATTATATTATGTCAGAGGCTTTGCTTGCAACCGGAAATGCGGAAGGAGCGATGGAATATCTGGATGCGGTGGTTGATGCCCGAGGGATGGAGAAATTCGCGGACCGGACTCCTCTTGTCGATATTACGCTGAGTGATATTATGGCGGAACGCCGAAAGGAATTTATCGGGGAGGGACAATGGTGGTTCTGTCTGAAGAGATTGAACAGTCCCGTGAAATTGAGTGGGGCGACCGGGGCTACCATTCCCGGCAGTGATAAGATATATGTTCTGCCGTTGCCCGTGGAAGAGGAAGATTATCGTCCTGAATAA